Proteins encoded within one genomic window of Granulicella pectinivorans:
- the kdpF gene encoding K(+)-transporting ATPase subunit F translates to MVENVLLLLLCAALLVYLVYAMLRPEKF, encoded by the coding sequence ATGGTTGAGAACGTCTTGCTGCTGCTGTTGTGCGCGGCACTCCTGGTGTACCTGGTTTACGCAATGCTGCGTCCGGAAAAGTTTTAG
- a CDS encoding response regulator transcription factor produces the protein MGRKILVVDDEPQIARVLRMALESNGYDVTVARDGVDALEKFTKIAPELVITDLAMPEMDGIELTRTIRQRGQTPIIVLSVKNAEQMKVMALDEGADDYITKPFSIQELLARVRSNLRRAVPAEPEPESMIATGDFRIDVDAHVVERMGEEIHLTPKEFELLVLLARNPGRVLTHKFLLNAIWGSAGKDQPEYLRVLVAQLRKKIEPAGEAKYIRNEPWVGYRFAADPRADEAIEG, from the coding sequence ATGGGACGGAAGATTCTGGTTGTGGACGATGAGCCGCAGATTGCGCGGGTGTTGCGGATGGCGCTCGAGAGCAACGGGTACGACGTGACGGTGGCGCGCGATGGTGTGGATGCGCTGGAGAAGTTTACGAAGATCGCGCCGGAGCTGGTGATCACGGACCTGGCGATGCCGGAGATGGATGGCATCGAACTGACGAGGACGATCCGGCAGCGGGGGCAGACGCCGATCATCGTGTTGAGCGTGAAGAACGCGGAGCAGATGAAGGTGATGGCGCTCGATGAGGGCGCGGACGATTACATTACGAAGCCGTTCAGCATTCAGGAGCTGCTGGCGCGGGTCCGGTCAAATCTGCGGAGAGCGGTACCTGCGGAGCCGGAGCCGGAGTCGATGATCGCCACGGGGGACTTTCGTATCGATGTGGATGCGCATGTGGTGGAGCGGATGGGGGAAGAGATTCACCTGACGCCGAAGGAGTTCGAGCTGCTGGTGTTGCTGGCGCGGAATCCGGGGCGGGTGCTGACGCACAAGTTTTTGTTGAATGCGATCTGGGGCAGCGCGGGGAAGGACCAGCCGGAGTATCTGCGGGTGCTGGTGGCGCAGTTGCGGAAGAAGATTGAGCCGGCGGGTGAGGCGAAGTACATTCGCAACGAGCCTTGGGTGGGATATCGATTTGCTGCGGATCCACGGGCGGATGAAGCGATCGAAGGCTGA
- a CDS encoding universal stress protein, whose product MNANKTFPGKTAEQWLEHAELKEKAQGRLKVFLGYAPGVGKTFSMLSEGIRRKMRGEDVVVGIVETHGRPSTAELVEKLPSIARTELEYKGTMFEEMDIDAILRRAPEVVLVDELAHTNIEGSRHAKRYEDVMELLQARIDVLVTVNIQHIESLTPQVQSLTGITVRETVPDWVMDRADEIVLADLTPEALEERMKRGDIYPAERVDRALANFFRRGNLIALREMALKQVTRAVDRNLDAYVTRKRLGGEWCVREKVAVCISASPHARQLIARGARLAEGLGAEFMVLHVDRGDTPTEDRARSLEANIRFAENLGAKVVKLVNRSVAKATSEFVSKERVTQVIFGRSAVKGLKMYLYYFAIQRFMSGAPHTDLHIVTQEQA is encoded by the coding sequence ATGAATGCGAACAAGACGTTCCCGGGCAAAACGGCGGAACAGTGGCTGGAGCATGCTGAGCTGAAGGAGAAGGCACAGGGGCGGCTGAAGGTCTTTCTTGGATATGCGCCGGGGGTGGGCAAGACGTTCAGCATGCTGAGCGAGGGGATTCGGCGGAAGATGCGTGGGGAAGATGTGGTGGTCGGCATCGTCGAGACGCATGGAAGGCCGAGCACGGCGGAGCTGGTGGAGAAGCTGCCGTCGATTGCGCGGACTGAGCTGGAGTACAAGGGCACGATGTTCGAGGAGATGGACATCGACGCGATTTTGCGGAGGGCGCCCGAGGTGGTGCTGGTGGATGAGCTGGCGCATACGAATATCGAAGGCAGCCGGCATGCGAAGCGGTATGAAGATGTGATGGAGCTGTTGCAGGCGCGGATCGATGTGCTGGTGACGGTGAATATTCAGCATATCGAGAGCCTGACGCCGCAGGTGCAGTCGCTGACGGGGATTACGGTGCGAGAGACGGTGCCGGACTGGGTGATGGATCGGGCGGATGAGATTGTGCTGGCGGATTTGACGCCGGAGGCGCTCGAGGAGCGGATGAAGCGGGGGGATATCTATCCGGCGGAGCGGGTGGACCGGGCGCTGGCGAACTTTTTCCGGAGGGGGAATCTGATTGCACTGCGGGAGATGGCGCTGAAGCAGGTGACGCGGGCGGTGGACCGCAATCTGGATGCGTATGTGACGCGGAAGCGGCTGGGTGGGGAGTGGTGCGTCCGGGAGAAGGTGGCGGTGTGTATCAGCGCGAGTCCGCATGCAAGGCAGTTGATTGCGCGAGGGGCGCGGCTGGCGGAGGGGCTGGGCGCGGAGTTTATGGTGCTGCATGTGGATCGGGGCGACACGCCGACGGAGGACCGGGCGCGGTCGCTGGAGGCGAATATACGGTTTGCGGAGAACCTGGGAGCCAAGGTGGTGAAGCTGGTGAATCGCAGCGTGGCGAAGGCGACGTCGGAGTTTGTGTCGAAGGAGCGGGTGACGCAGGTGATCTTTGGACGGTCTGCGGTGAAAGGGCTGAAGATGTATCTGTACTACTTTGCGATTCAACGATTCATGAGTGGAGCTCCGCATACGGATCTGCATATCGTGACGCAGGAGCAGGCGTGA
- the kdpC gene encoding potassium-transporting ATPase subunit KdpC, with product MKKTLITACLYTVVTAVLLGIGYPLAMTGIAQVFFRDKANGQLIVEGGTVVGSKIIGQPFTGANYFHSRPSAAGTGYDAGNSSGSNLGPTNKALVDRVAGSVASEKGDGPVPVDLVTASGSGLDPDISPAAAYYQVARVAGARGLSADAVRALVDRHVTQRQFGLLGEPRVNVLLLNRDLDGMTK from the coding sequence ATGAAGAAGACTTTGATAACGGCTTGTTTGTATACGGTTGTGACGGCGGTTCTGCTGGGTATTGGGTATCCGCTGGCGATGACGGGGATTGCGCAGGTTTTCTTTCGCGACAAGGCGAATGGGCAGTTGATCGTCGAGGGTGGCACGGTGGTGGGTTCGAAGATCATTGGACAGCCGTTTACGGGGGCGAATTATTTTCACTCGCGGCCTTCGGCTGCGGGAACCGGGTATGACGCGGGGAACTCTTCGGGGTCGAACCTGGGGCCTACGAACAAGGCGCTGGTGGATCGGGTGGCGGGCTCGGTTGCGAGCGAGAAGGGGGATGGGCCGGTGCCGGTGGATCTGGTGACGGCTTCGGGGTCGGGGCTGGATCCGGATATCTCGCCGGCTGCGGCGTACTACCAGGTGGCGCGCGTGGCGGGGGCTCGTGGTTTGTCTGCGGATGCCGTCAGGGCGTTGGTGGATCGTCATGTGACGCAGCGGCAGTTCGGGTTGCTGGGCGAGCCGAGGGTGAATGTGCTGCTGTTGAATCGGGATCTGGATGGGATGACGAAGTGA
- the kdpB gene encoding potassium-transporting ATPase subunit KdpB, which translates to MKKSSPLFQASIVKRAAVDALKKLDPRSMMKNPVMFVVEVGSVLTTLLLVIDRAGHKPGFGFNLQITLWLWFTVLFANFAEAMAEGRGKAQADTLRKAKSETLARRLKKDGSYEEVASSALRVDDVVEAAAGQMIPGDGEVIYGVASVDESAITGESAPVIREAGGDRSAVTGGTRVLSDLIRVRITSNPGETFLDRMIALVEGAERQKTPNEIALNILLAGLTIIFLLAVVTLQPFAIYSGAPQTVFVLVSLLVCLIPTTIGGLLSAIGIAGMDRLVQHNVLAMSGRAVEAAGDVNTLLLDKTGTITIGNREATAFLPAPGVSADQLADAAQLSSLPDETPEGRSIVVLAKEKFGLRGRELSGLDAEFIPFSATTRMSGVNLGDRVVRKGAADAIERYVNELGGSMPREVRDAVDEVARSGGTPLVVAEGNRAMGVIHLKDIVKGGMKERFAELRRMGIRTIMITGDNPLTAAAIAREAGVDDFLAEAKPKDKMDLIKREQNEGKLVAMTGDGTNDAPALAQADVGVAMNSGTQAAKEAGNMVDLDSNPTKLIEIVAIGKQLLMTRGALTTFSIANDVAKYFAIIPAMFAGVFPVLQLLNIMHLATPQSAVLSAVIFNALVIVALIPLALRGVGYRALSAEALLQRNLLVYGLGGMIVPFIGIKLIDMLIVAVHLA; encoded by the coding sequence ATGAAAAAGAGCAGCCCTTTGTTTCAAGCGTCGATTGTGAAGCGTGCGGCGGTGGATGCGCTGAAGAAGCTGGATCCGCGCAGCATGATGAAGAACCCGGTGATGTTCGTGGTCGAGGTGGGGAGCGTGTTGACGACGCTTCTGCTTGTTATCGACAGGGCGGGTCACAAGCCTGGCTTCGGGTTCAATCTGCAGATCACGCTTTGGCTTTGGTTCACGGTGCTGTTCGCGAACTTCGCGGAGGCGATGGCCGAAGGGCGCGGCAAGGCACAGGCGGATACGCTGCGCAAGGCCAAGAGCGAGACGCTGGCGCGGCGGTTGAAGAAGGATGGGAGCTATGAGGAAGTAGCCAGCTCTGCGCTGCGTGTCGATGATGTGGTGGAAGCGGCGGCGGGTCAGATGATTCCGGGTGACGGCGAGGTGATCTACGGCGTGGCGTCGGTGGATGAGTCGGCGATCACGGGCGAGTCGGCTCCGGTGATTCGCGAGGCGGGCGGCGATCGGAGTGCGGTGACGGGTGGGACGAGGGTGCTCTCGGATCTGATCCGTGTGCGGATTACCTCGAATCCGGGTGAGACGTTTCTCGACCGCATGATTGCGCTGGTGGAAGGCGCGGAGCGGCAGAAGACGCCGAACGAGATTGCGCTGAATATTCTGCTGGCCGGGTTGACTATTATCTTCCTGCTGGCGGTGGTGACGCTGCAGCCGTTCGCGATCTACTCGGGCGCGCCGCAGACGGTGTTTGTGCTGGTGTCGCTGCTGGTGTGCCTGATCCCTACGACGATTGGCGGGTTGTTGTCTGCCATTGGCATTGCGGGCATGGACAGGCTGGTGCAGCACAATGTGCTGGCGATGTCGGGCCGTGCGGTCGAGGCTGCGGGCGATGTGAATACGCTGCTGCTGGATAAGACAGGCACGATCACGATTGGCAACCGCGAAGCTACGGCGTTTCTGCCTGCTCCGGGTGTGAGCGCGGACCAGTTGGCGGATGCGGCGCAGCTCTCTTCCCTGCCGGACGAGACGCCGGAAGGCCGCTCGATTGTGGTGCTGGCGAAGGAGAAGTTCGGGCTGCGTGGGCGTGAGTTGAGCGGACTGGATGCGGAGTTTATTCCCTTCTCGGCGACGACGCGCATGTCGGGTGTGAACCTTGGGGATCGCGTGGTGCGCAAGGGGGCGGCGGATGCGATCGAGCGCTATGTGAATGAGCTGGGCGGATCGATGCCGCGCGAGGTGCGCGATGCGGTGGATGAGGTTGCGCGCTCGGGCGGTACGCCTCTGGTGGTGGCGGAGGGCAATCGCGCGATGGGCGTGATTCACCTGAAGGACATTGTGAAGGGCGGGATGAAGGAGCGGTTCGCGGAGCTGCGGCGGATGGGCATCCGCACCATCATGATTACGGGCGACAATCCGCTGACGGCGGCTGCGATTGCGCGTGAGGCGGGTGTGGATGACTTTCTTGCCGAGGCCAAGCCGAAGGACAAGATGGACCTGATCAAGCGGGAGCAGAACGAGGGCAAGCTGGTGGCGATGACGGGCGATGGGACGAACGACGCTCCCGCGCTGGCACAGGCCGATGTCGGCGTGGCGATGAACTCGGGTACGCAGGCGGCGAAGGAGGCGGGTAACATGGTCGACCTCGACTCCAACCCGACGAAGTTGATTGAGATTGTGGCGATCGGCAAGCAGTTGCTGATGACGCGCGGCGCGCTGACGACGTTCTCGATTGCGAACGATGTGGCGAAGTACTTTGCGATCATTCCGGCGATGTTTGCGGGCGTGTTTCCTGTGCTGCAGTTGCTGAACATCATGCACCTGGCTACGCCGCAGTCGGCGGTGTTGTCGGCGGTGATCTTCAACGCGCTGGTGATTGTGGCGCTGATTCCGCTGGCGCTGCGTGGTGTTGGGTACCGGGCGCTTTCGGCGGAGGCTTTGTTGCAGAGGAACCTGCTGGTGTACGGGTTGGGCGGCATGATTGTGCCGTTCATTGGGATCAAGCTGATCGATATGTTGATTGTGGCTGTGCACCTGGCTTAG
- the kdpA gene encoding potassium-transporting ATPase subunit KdpA → MTANGWIQILFFFASVLLLAKPMGLYMCRVFERGKTPLDVVLRPVERVLYKLTGVDEEQGMRWTEYAVAMLLFSAATLLFTYAVERAQVWLPLNPQHLAGVAPGLAWNTAVSFTTNTNWQSYVPETTMSYLTQMLGLATHNFWSAAVGMALAIALIRGIASRETDRLGNFWVDMTRATLYILLPICLVYGTVLVSQGVVQNLKPYDTATLVEKQNVTTTGTDGKTSTQVVTTQTIAQGPVASQEAIKMLGTNGGGFFNANSAHPFENPTPLTNWLEMLSIFLIPAGLTVTLGRMVKAPRHGWAVFAAMSVFFFVGVTAAYQAESKTNPLLHHVTAQATANDAGGNMEGKEVRFGIANSALFATVTTDASCGAVNAMHDSFSPLGGMVPMVNILLGEIVFGGVGAGLYGMLIFVVLAVFIAGLMVGRTPEYLGKKIEAADVQLAMLYLLIFPVIILGLAAVSVLTPLGLSSLANQGPHGLSEILYAFASAAGNNGSAFGGLNANTGWYNAALGFAMFAGRFLMIVPMLAIAGNLAKKKITPASQGTFPVTTPLFTILLCSVILIVGALTFFPVLSLGPILEHLQMHAGRMY, encoded by the coding sequence ATGACTGCCAATGGCTGGATTCAAATTCTCTTCTTCTTCGCGTCTGTTCTCTTGCTGGCGAAGCCGATGGGTCTGTATATGTGCCGTGTGTTCGAGCGGGGCAAGACTCCGCTCGATGTTGTGCTGCGGCCCGTTGAGCGTGTGCTGTACAAGCTGACCGGCGTGGATGAAGAACAGGGCATGCGCTGGACGGAGTATGCGGTTGCGATGCTGCTGTTCTCCGCGGCGACGCTACTGTTTACGTATGCGGTTGAACGCGCGCAGGTCTGGCTGCCCTTGAATCCGCAGCATCTGGCGGGCGTGGCTCCGGGACTGGCGTGGAACACCGCCGTCTCGTTTACGACGAATACGAACTGGCAGTCGTATGTGCCTGAGACGACGATGAGCTACCTGACCCAGATGCTTGGGCTGGCCACGCATAACTTTTGGTCGGCTGCGGTGGGCATGGCGCTGGCGATCGCCTTAATTCGTGGTATCGCTTCGCGCGAGACGGACAGGCTGGGCAACTTCTGGGTCGATATGACGCGGGCTACGCTGTATATCCTGCTGCCAATCTGCCTGGTCTATGGCACGGTGCTGGTGTCGCAGGGTGTGGTGCAGAACCTGAAACCGTATGACACGGCGACGCTGGTGGAAAAGCAGAATGTAACGACCACTGGCACAGATGGCAAGACCAGCACGCAAGTGGTGACGACGCAGACGATCGCGCAGGGGCCGGTGGCTTCGCAGGAAGCGATCAAGATGCTGGGGACGAACGGCGGCGGGTTCTTCAATGCGAACAGCGCGCATCCGTTTGAGAATCCCACGCCGCTGACGAACTGGCTGGAGATGCTTTCGATCTTTCTGATTCCGGCCGGACTGACGGTGACGCTGGGCCGCATGGTGAAGGCTCCGCGGCATGGCTGGGCGGTATTTGCGGCGATGAGCGTGTTCTTCTTCGTGGGCGTTACGGCTGCGTACCAGGCGGAGTCGAAGACGAATCCTCTGCTGCATCACGTGACCGCGCAGGCGACCGCGAACGATGCGGGTGGCAACATGGAGGGCAAGGAGGTTCGCTTCGGCATTGCGAACTCCGCGCTGTTCGCGACGGTGACGACGGATGCGAGCTGCGGCGCGGTGAATGCGATGCACGACAGCTTCTCCCCGCTGGGCGGCATGGTGCCGATGGTGAACATCCTGTTGGGTGAGATCGTGTTTGGCGGTGTTGGCGCCGGACTCTACGGCATGCTGATCTTCGTGGTGCTTGCCGTATTCATCGCAGGGTTGATGGTTGGCCGTACGCCGGAGTACCTGGGTAAGAAGATCGAGGCTGCGGATGTGCAACTGGCGATGCTGTACCTGTTGATCTTTCCGGTGATCATCCTTGGGCTTGCTGCGGTTTCGGTACTGACACCGTTGGGGCTTTCGAGCCTGGCGAACCAGGGGCCGCATGGTCTGAGCGAAATTCTTTATGCGTTCGCTTCGGCCGCGGGCAATAACGGAAGTGCGTTCGGCGGGTTGAATGCGAATACGGGCTGGTATAACGCTGCGCTTGGATTCGCGATGTTTGCGGGACGGTTCCTGATGATTGTGCCGATGCTGGCGATCGCGGGAAATCTTGCGAAGAAGAAGATTACGCCGGCTTCGCAAGGGACGTTTCCGGTGACGACGCCTTTGTTCACGATTCTGCTTTGCTCGGTGATTCTGATTGTCGGGGCGTTGACGTTCTTTCCTGTGTTGTCGCTTGGGCCGATTTTGGAGCATCTGCAGATGCATGCGGGGCGGATGTATTAA
- a CDS encoding ATP-binding protein — MTSRVTRATLRWFSAAIMLSLIVSLYARLLHVNPTTVALTLLLYILLLASSWGLRYAVVLSFASAACFNYFFLPPLNTFTIAETQNWMALLAFLATALIGSNLSNRIKTAAAASDSRRRELELLYDFGQRLLSTESTGDLLKLIPQNIVSAFRTRSAALHLTAGDRIYLSDPKEVHVSTNQLRNAVYAGTAYETSAPQTALLSLSVGVRPIGSIAVEGNLPTQETLEAMSGLVAIAIESANAIEKLARADAAHESERLRSALLDSVTHDLRTPLTSIKASVTSLLSQSALSPEHRTELLTVIDEESDRLNHLIAQATEMSKLDAREVQLERAPHPISICIDTALKQVPLGNRRIEVHLADRLPEVLIDLELVVKVLVHLIENAAKYSPATEPIFITAEAEPGHLAVSIADRGDGIDPMEQLMIFDKFYRGQSQRYRVHGTGMGLAISKAIIEAHDGTIAVTSQPGHGSVFTITLPLAPRS, encoded by the coding sequence GTGACATCGAGAGTAACCCGAGCTACCCTCCGCTGGTTCTCCGCCGCGATCATGCTCTCCCTGATCGTATCCCTCTACGCTCGCCTTCTGCACGTCAACCCCACCACCGTCGCCCTCACCCTTCTTCTCTACATCCTCCTCCTCGCCTCCTCCTGGGGACTCCGTTACGCGGTCGTGCTCTCCTTCGCCTCCGCCGCCTGCTTCAACTATTTCTTCCTCCCTCCCCTCAACACCTTCACCATCGCCGAGACCCAGAACTGGATGGCCCTCCTCGCCTTCCTCGCCACCGCCCTCATCGGCTCCAACCTCTCCAACCGCATCAAGACCGCAGCCGCAGCCTCCGACTCACGCCGCCGCGAACTCGAGCTCCTCTACGACTTCGGCCAGCGGCTCCTCTCCACCGAGTCCACCGGAGACCTCCTCAAACTCATCCCCCAGAACATCGTCTCCGCCTTCCGCACCCGCTCCGCCGCCCTCCATCTCACCGCCGGCGACCGCATCTACCTCTCCGACCCCAAAGAGGTCCACGTCTCCACCAACCAGCTCCGCAACGCCGTCTACGCCGGCACCGCCTACGAAACCTCCGCCCCGCAGACCGCCCTCCTCTCCCTCTCCGTAGGCGTGCGCCCCATCGGCTCCATCGCCGTCGAAGGCAACCTCCCCACCCAGGAGACCCTCGAGGCCATGAGCGGCCTCGTCGCCATCGCCATCGAGTCCGCCAACGCCATCGAGAAGCTCGCCCGCGCCGACGCCGCCCACGAGTCCGAACGCCTCCGCTCCGCACTCCTCGACTCCGTCACCCACGACCTCCGCACTCCCCTCACCAGCATCAAGGCCTCCGTCACCAGCCTCCTCTCGCAATCGGCACTCAGCCCCGAGCACCGCACCGAACTCCTCACCGTCATCGACGAAGAGAGCGACCGCCTCAACCACCTCATCGCCCAGGCCACCGAGATGTCCAAACTCGACGCCCGCGAGGTACAGCTTGAGCGCGCCCCGCATCCCATCTCCATCTGCATCGACACCGCCCTCAAACAGGTCCCGCTCGGCAACCGCCGCATCGAGGTCCACCTCGCCGACCGCCTCCCCGAGGTCCTCATCGACCTTGAACTGGTCGTCAAGGTCCTGGTCCATCTCATCGAGAACGCCGCCAAGTACTCCCCCGCCACCGAGCCCATCTTCATCACCGCCGAAGCCGAGCCCGGTCATCTCGCCGTCTCCATCGCCGACCGTGGCGACGGCATCGACCCCATGGAACAGCTCATGATCTTCGACAAGTTCTATCGAGGACAGAGCCAGCGATACCGCGTCCACGGCACCGGCATGGGCCTCGCCATCTCCAAGGCCATCATCGAAGCCCACGACGGTACCATCGCCGTTACCAGCCAACCCGGCCACGGCTCCGTCTTCACCATCACCCTCCCCCTCGCCCCACGTAGCTAG
- a CDS encoding outer membrane beta-barrel protein: MKFATRYLFVCLAGLLLCATRVEAQSSSAPEQPVTLASAKNFFARLADVYKEDWHPTQAAAAAPLRRGYAGPLDSTPFPSSDYSVGGTPVIGAPDTSTYELMQAVNENKSRLKVYGWLNGGFDVSTSNKGDGANSPAAYYYNPNRVIPDQMVLYVERLPDEVQTDHVDWGFRLAQLWGQDYRYTTAKGMFSQQLLARNHEYGYDPIMFYLDLYFPHVAKGMNVRMGRYVSLPDIEAQLAPNNYTYSHSVLYAIDPYTQTGIVASVKLSDHWLVQAGFSGGNDVMPWVKDAQPTGTACVDYTWSAGGDALYTCANSFNKGKYAYNNVQSYYETWYHKINATWHTDTEAWYMYQRDVPNIAGNVANPITPEVGANGAFCHVNQLRCYAPEYAVVNYLEKELGQKNYLSLRNEYVDDIKGQRTGYVTKYSEHLIGYGHWVGSSVLFRPELRLEHSYNVAAYDLGTKKTQFIVAGDVTYHF; encoded by the coding sequence GTGAAATTCGCAACGCGTTATTTGTTTGTTTGTCTTGCCGGTCTTTTGTTGTGTGCGACGAGGGTGGAGGCGCAGAGCAGCAGTGCGCCGGAGCAGCCGGTAACATTGGCCTCGGCGAAGAACTTCTTTGCGCGGCTTGCGGATGTGTACAAGGAAGACTGGCATCCGACCCAGGCCGCTGCGGCGGCTCCGTTGCGGCGCGGGTATGCTGGACCGCTGGATTCGACCCCGTTTCCGAGCTCGGACTATAGCGTTGGTGGCACGCCGGTGATTGGCGCGCCGGACACGTCGACCTACGAGCTGATGCAGGCGGTGAACGAGAACAAGAGCCGCTTGAAGGTGTATGGGTGGCTGAACGGCGGCTTCGATGTCAGCACGTCGAACAAAGGCGATGGCGCGAACTCGCCGGCTGCTTACTACTACAACCCCAACCGCGTGATTCCGGACCAGATGGTGCTGTACGTGGAGCGGCTGCCCGATGAGGTGCAGACGGATCATGTGGACTGGGGCTTTCGCCTGGCGCAGCTCTGGGGGCAGGACTATCGCTACACGACGGCGAAGGGGATGTTCTCGCAACAGTTGCTGGCGCGCAATCATGAGTATGGGTACGACCCGATCATGTTCTATCTCGATCTCTACTTTCCGCATGTCGCGAAGGGGATGAATGTGCGGATGGGACGGTATGTGTCGCTGCCGGATATTGAGGCGCAGCTTGCGCCGAACAATTACACCTACTCGCACTCGGTGTTGTATGCCATCGATCCGTATACGCAGACGGGCATTGTTGCGAGCGTGAAGCTGAGCGACCACTGGCTGGTGCAGGCTGGTTTTTCCGGCGGCAACGACGTGATGCCGTGGGTGAAGGATGCACAGCCTACGGGGACGGCGTGCGTGGACTATACGTGGTCGGCGGGCGGCGACGCGCTGTATACCTGCGCGAACTCCTTCAACAAGGGCAAGTACGCCTACAACAATGTGCAGAGCTACTACGAGACCTGGTACCACAAGATCAATGCGACCTGGCATACGGATACGGAGGCCTGGTACATGTACCAGCGCGATGTTCCGAACATTGCCGGGAATGTGGCGAACCCCATCACGCCCGAGGTTGGGGCCAACGGCGCCTTCTGCCATGTCAACCAGCTTCGCTGCTATGCCCCGGAGTACGCGGTTGTGAACTACCTCGAGAAAGAGCTGGGTCAGAAGAACTATCTCTCGCTGCGCAACGAGTATGTGGACGACATCAAGGGACAGAGGACGGGGTATGTGACGAAGTACTCCGAACATCTGATCGGCTATGGGCACTGGGTTGGATCGAGTGTGCTGTTCCGGCCGGAGCTGCGGCTGGAGCACTCCTACAACGTGGCCGCGTATGACCTTGGCACGAAGAAGACGCAGTTCATCGTCGCAGGCGATGTGACGTATCACTTTTGA
- a CDS encoding DUF72 domain-containing protein, whose amino-acid sequence MPLRIGTAGWSIPRLTAASFPTEGTHLERYARVLHCAEINSTFYRTSRLATYAKWAASTPDDFLFSLKAPRTITHESALAPAPQQLKDFLTQTSTLVEKRGPILFQLPPKQAFNPTRAKAFLTLLRDLYQGPTVFEPRHETWFTPEAESLFKTFHIARAAADPPRIAAATQPGGDPTLVYYRLHGSPRIYYSTYTPEYLEALSKAITPHTWVIFDNTASGAATENALSLNFLS is encoded by the coding sequence ATGCCCCTCCGCATCGGCACAGCCGGCTGGTCCATCCCCCGCCTCACCGCAGCCTCCTTCCCCACCGAAGGCACCCATTTAGAGCGCTACGCCCGCGTCCTCCACTGCGCCGAAATCAACTCCACCTTCTACCGCACCTCGCGCCTGGCAACCTACGCCAAATGGGCCGCGTCCACCCCAGACGACTTCCTCTTCTCCCTCAAAGCCCCCAGGACCATCACCCACGAATCCGCCTTGGCCCCGGCCCCACAGCAACTCAAAGATTTCCTCACCCAGACCAGCACCTTGGTGGAAAAACGAGGCCCCATCCTCTTCCAGCTTCCGCCCAAACAAGCCTTCAACCCCACCCGAGCCAAAGCCTTCCTCACCCTCCTGAGAGACCTCTACCAGGGCCCCACCGTATTCGAGCCAAGGCACGAAACCTGGTTCACCCCCGAAGCCGAATCTCTCTTCAAAACCTTCCACATCGCAAGAGCCGCAGCCGACCCACCACGAATCGCCGCCGCCACCCAACCCGGAGGCGATCCCACACTCGTTTACTACCGTCTCCACGGCTCCCCCCGCATCTACTACTCCACCTATACCCCGGAATACCTCGAAGCCCTCTCTAAAGCCATCACTCCCCACACCTGGGTCATCTTCGACAACACCGCCTCCGGAGCCGCCACCGAAAATGCCCTCTCCCTGAACTTCCTCTCCTGA